Proteins from one Epinephelus moara isolate mb chromosome 1, YSFRI_EMoa_1.0, whole genome shotgun sequence genomic window:
- the ercc3 gene encoding general transcription and DNA repair factor IIH helicase subunit XPB, whose amino-acid sequence MGKKDKVDRDKKSKKRFYEEEEDEDEAVGSESQEAVPAAAGKQVDESSTKLDEYGAKDYRVQMLLKNDHTARPLWVAPDGHIFLEAFSPVYKYAQDFLVAIAEPVCRPNHVHEYKLTAYSLYAAVSVGLQTSDIVEYLQKLSKTSVPDGIVQFIKLCTVSYGKVKLVLKHNRYFVESAFPDVIQRLLQDNVIRECRLRTADGADTELITEVIHSKSAISKSVEDKGGTSTSQQPADGQTSTQQVPEDIFSYYEQMDKDEEEEEETQTVSFEIRQEMIEELQKRCIQLEYPLLAEYDFRNDTVNPDINIDLKPTAVLRPYQEKSLRKMFGNGRARSGVIVLPCGAGKSLVGVTAACTVRKRCLVLGNSSVSVEQWKAQFKMWSTIDDSQICRFTSDAKDKPIGCSVAISTYSMLGHTTKRSWEAERVMEWMRSQEWGLIILDEVHTIPARMFRRVLTIVQAHCKMGLTATLVREDDKIVDLNFLIGPKLYEANWMELQNNGYIAKVQCAEVWCPMSPEFYREYVAIKTKKRILLYTMNPNKFRACQFLIRFHERRNDKIIVFADNVFALKEYAIRLNKPYIYGPTSQGERMQILQNFKHNPKINTIFISKVGDTSFDLPEANVLIQISSHGGSRRQEAQRLGRVLRAKKGMVAEEYNAYFYSLVSQDTQEMAYSTKRQRFLVDQGYSFKVITKLAGMEEGDLMFSTKEDQQQLLQKVLAASDLDAEEEVVVEVGGQPKFSRRTGTMSSMSGADDTVYMEYQNRGSKSSALGKSVHPLFKRFRK is encoded by the exons ATGGGTAAAAAAGATAAAGTAGACCGGG ACAAGAAGTCCAAAAAGCGTTTCtatgaggaggaagaagatgaggaCGAAGCAGTGGGCAGCGAGTCCCAGGAGGCCGTACCTGCTGCTGCAGGGAAACAAGTGGACGAGTCCAGTACAAAACTAGATGAATATGGAGCCAAAGACTACCGTGTTCAGATGCTGCTGAAGAATGATCACACTGCACGCCCCCTCTGGGTG GCTCCAGATGGACACATCTTCCTGGAGGCCTTCTCACCAGTTTACAAGTACGCTCAGGATTTCCTGGTGGCCATTGCGGAGCCGGTGTGCAGGCCTAACCACGTCCATGAGTACAAGCTGACGGCCTATTCCCTGTATGCAGCTGTCAGCGTGGGGCTGCAGACCTCAGATATTGTGGAGTACCTGCAGAAACTCAGCAAGACATCTGTACCTGATGGAATTGTGCAGTTTATAAAG cTCTGCACAGTCAGCTACGGCAAAGTCAAGCTGGTTCTGAAGCACAATAG GTATTTTGTTGAGAGTGCCTTTCCTGATGTGATCCAGCGGCTTCTGCAGGACAACGTGATCCGTGAATGTCGTCTTCGTACCGCAGACGGAGCAGACACTGAGCTTATTACTGAAGTCATCCACAGCAAGTCAGCG ATTTCCAAGTCTGTTGAGGATAAGGGGGGCACGTCCACCTCACAGCAGCCTGCCGATGGACAAACCTCAACCCAGCAGGTCCCTGAGGACATCTTCAGCTACTATGAGCAGATGGATAAAgacgaagaagaggaggaagagactcAGACTGTGTCCTTTGAGATTCGCCAG GAGATGATTGAAGAGCTGCAGAAGCGTTGTATTCAGCTGGAGTACCCCCTCCTGGCAGAGTACGACTTTCGCAATGATACAGTCAACCCAGACATCAACATAGACCTGAAGCCCACTGCTGTGTTACGGCCCTACCAGGAAAAGAGTCTGCGCAAGATGTTTGGGAATGGACGTGCTCGCTCTGGGGTCATCGTGCTGCCCTGTG GTGCGGGCAAATCTCTGGTGGGTGTGACAGCAGCGTGCACGGTGCGTAAGCGCTGCCTCGTGTTGGGGAACTCCTCCGTTTCAGTGGAACAGTGGAAGGCTCAGTTCAAGATGTGGTCCACGATCGACGACTCCCAGATTTGCCGCTTCACCTCTGATGCCAAGGACAAGCCCATCGGCTGCTCGGTGGCCATCAGCACCTACTCTATGCTGGGTCACACCACCAAGCGCTCCTGGGAGGCTGAGAGAGTCATGGAGTGGATGCGGAGCCAGGAGTGGGGACTGATTATCCTGGATGAGGTGCACACTATCCCTG CCAGAATGTTCCGTCGTGTTCTGACCATTGTCCAGGCTCACTGCAAAATGGGGCTCACAGCCACACTGGTGAGGGAAGATGACAAGATTGTGGACCTGAACTTCCTGATTGGGCCTAAACTCTATGAGGCCAACTGGATGGAATTACAGAACAATGGCTACATTGCCAAAGTCCAGTGTGCAGAG GTGTGGTGCCCGATGTCTCCAGAGTTTTACAGAGAGTACGTGGCCATCAAGACGAAGAAGCGCATCCTGCTTTATACAATGAACCCCAATAAGTTCCGCGCTTGCCAGTTTCTCATTCGCTTCCACGAGCGGCGCAACGACAAGATCATTGTTTTTGCTGACAACGTGTTTGCCTTGAAGGAGTACGCTATTCGCCTCAACAA GCCGTACATCTATGGCCCGACCTCTCAGGGGGAGCGAATGCAGATTTTACAGAACTTCAAACACAACCCCAAAATCAACACCATTTTCATCTCCAAG GTTGGAGACACTTCATTTGACTTGCCAGAAGCCAATGTTCTGATCCAGATCTCCTCCCATGGTGGATCACGCAGACAGGAGGCCCAGAGGCTGGGCAGAGTCTTACGAGCCAAGAAAG GGATGGTAGCAGAGGAGTACAACGCATACTTCTATTCACTGGTGTCCCAGGACACTCAGGAGATGGCTTACTCCACCAAGAGGCAGAGGTTCCTGGTGGACCAGGGATACAGCTTTAAG GTGATCACAAAGCTGGCAGGCATGGAGGAAGGGGACTTGATGTTCTCCACAAAAGAAGACCAACAGCAGCTGCTTCAGAAAGTCCTCGCTGCTTCAGACCTGGAtgctgaggaggaagtggtggtggaggtgggcGGACAGCCAAAG TTCTCAAGGCGAACGGGCACCATGAGCTCCATGTCAGGTGCAGATGACACTGTCTACATGGAGTATCAGAATCGAGGCAGCAAATCTTCCGCACTAGGCAAGAGTGTGCATCCACTGTTCAAGCGCTTCAGAAAGTAG
- the gpalpp1 gene encoding GPALPP motifs-containing protein 1 — translation MSSDKPIGPALPPMFRREESDEDSDDDGGFSGPALPPGYKRGGPSSSSDDSEQEVTVKRAKTRHTAAEKEENTKEEEKEEDDDGFFGPALPPGFKKQQSSPDRRPVLGPALPPGFRRAAYENDDDGEDEDDFQGPALPPGYQAESSSSEGEDEDVIGPMPSKGPVEDSVALDFERRAQRMKEKLTGSDAPEVLARETWMTELPPELQHIGLGARTFKKKSGPENKDRSMWTDTPADRERKARERLERKQKGEVEKDDVPQLSQKDVEMAEKVSKYNESKRAESLVSMHTKKMKEKAKEKADKPVERRPFDRDEDLQVNRFDEAQKQRLLKKSQELNTRFSHSRDRMFL, via the exons ATGTCGTCTGATAAACCGATCGGACCTGCTTTACCTCCGATGTTCAGACGGGAGGAGAGCGATGAGGACTCTGATGATGATGGAGGAT TCTCTGGTCCTGCGCTGCCTCCTGGGTACAAACGGGGAGGACCGTCCAGCTCCTCTGATGACAGTGAGCAGGAGGTGACGGTcaaaagagcaaaaacaagacacacagctgcagagaa GGAGGAGAACacaaaggaggaagaaaaagaagaagatgatgatggtTTCTTTGGACCAGCCCTTCCTCCAGGATTCAAGAAACAGCAGAGTTCACCAGACAG GCGACCTGTGCTGGGACCAGCTTTGCCTCCTGGGTTTCGCAGAGCAGCATATGAGAACGATGATGAtggtgaagatgaagatgatttCCAAGGGCCTGCCCTGCCGCCTGGCTACCAGGCTGAGTCCTCCAGCAGCGAGGGAGAGGACGAGGATGTGATTGGACCCATGCCGTCCAAAGGGCCCGTTGAAGACTCAGTGGCTCTGGACTTTGAGCGCAGAGCACAGAGGATGAAAgagaagctgacaggaagt GACGCCCCTGAGGTGCTGGCCAGAGAAACGTGGATGACAGAACTCCCACCAGAACTGCAGCACATTGGCCTGGGGGCTCGAACCTTCAAGAAGAAGTCAGGTCCAGAGAACAAGGATCGCTCCATGTGGACAGATACACCAGCAGACAGGGAGCGCAAGGCCAGG GAACGCCTTGAAAGAAAGCAGAAGGGTGAGGTGGAGAAAGACGATGTCCCACAGCTCTCCCAGAAGGACGTGGAAATGGCAGAGAAAGTGTCTAAGTATAAT GAGTCTAAACGTGCTGAGTCTCTGGTGAGTATGCACACAAAGAAGATGAAGGAGAAAGCAAAGGAGAAGGCCGACAAACCAGTTGAGAGGAGGCCATTTGATCGGGATGAAGATCTGCAGGTGAATCGCTTTGATGAAGCGCAGAAGCAGCGGCTGCTGAAGAAATCTCAGGAACTCAACACACGATTCTCCCACAGCAGAGACCGAATGTTCCTGTAA